The proteins below are encoded in one region of Sporosarcina sp. FSL K6-1508:
- the ureA gene encoding urease subunit gamma encodes MKLSPVEQEKLLLHVAGELAIKRKERGVKLNYPEAIALICHYIMEGARDGKTVAQLMSEGKQVLTVEDVMEGVGDMISDVQIECTFPDGTKLVTVHRPIQ; translated from the coding sequence TTGAAATTATCACCAGTTGAACAGGAAAAATTGTTATTGCACGTAGCAGGAGAGCTTGCGATTAAACGTAAGGAACGTGGAGTTAAATTGAATTATCCGGAAGCTATCGCACTAATTTGCCACTATATTATGGAAGGCGCACGTGACGGAAAGACTGTTGCGCAACTGATGAGTGAAGGAAAACAAGTGCTTACAGTTGAGGATGTAATGGAAGGCGTCGGCGATATGATTAGTGATGTGCAGATTGAATGTACATTCCCAGACGGAACTAAACTTGTGACGGTCCACCGTCCGATTCAATAA
- a CDS encoding urease subunit beta, which yields MIPGEIRTAEGTIEINAGRPVKTVRVANTGDRPIQVGSHFHFIEVNKFLEFDREQSVGMHLNIPSGTAVRFEPGEEKEVELVEFGGKRHVFGLNNLTEGSTHNKDEIMDKAAEAGFKGAEDK from the coding sequence ATGATTCCAGGAGAAATTAGAACAGCTGAAGGTACGATTGAAATAAATGCTGGTCGCCCAGTGAAAACAGTACGCGTTGCAAATACTGGTGACCGCCCTATACAAGTCGGATCTCATTTCCACTTTATAGAAGTTAATAAATTCCTTGAATTCGACCGTGAACAGTCAGTAGGTATGCATTTGAATATTCCATCCGGTACGGCTGTTCGCTTTGAGCCGGGCGAAGAGAAGGAAGTTGAATTGGTTGAGTTTGGTGGAAAACGTCACGTGTTCGGATTGAATAATTTGACGGAAGGTTCGACGCATAATAAGGACGAAATTATGGATAAAGCAGCAGAAGCAGGATTTAAAGGAGCCGAGGATAAATGA
- the ureC gene encoding urease subunit alpha has protein sequence MKVTHEQYAKMFGPTVGDKVRLADTDLWIEIEKDYTSYGDEGVFGGGKSLRVSMGQNGTNMRAEGVLDTVITNVMIIDYTGIVKADIGIKDGRIIGVGKAGNPLTMDGVDQDMIIGVGTEVYAGEGLIATAGTIDTHVHFISPQQVETALNTGTTTFIGGGTGPAAGSKATSLTAGEWHLHRMLQAVEDLPINVGLLGKGSASTPEPIIEQVRAGAIGMKIHEDWGATPSSLDTSLKVADEYDIQVALHSDTLNEAGFVENTIEAIDGRVIHIFHTEGAGGGHAPDQLKLAAYPNILPASTNPTKPFTTNTIDEHLDMLMVCHHLKHDVPEDVAFADSRIRPETIAAEDIMQDLGILSIMSSDSQAMGRVGEVTMRTFQTANKMKQQRGPLPQDEGKDNDNFRVKRYISKLNINPAIAHGISHEVGSLEEGKLADIILWDPAFFGVKAEVVIKGGIAVYAMTGDPNASIPTPQPMMGRRMYGFHGQAPQQAAMTFLPKIAIEEGLPEKLGLKKMIGTVKNCRSIGKADMKHNSETPEIDVNPETYEVKIDGVLATCEPVNVLPMAQRYFLF, from the coding sequence ATGAAAGTAACACACGAACAATATGCGAAAATGTTCGGTCCTACAGTAGGCGATAAAGTACGTCTTGCTGATACGGATCTTTGGATTGAAATTGAAAAGGACTATACATCATACGGTGATGAAGGCGTTTTTGGAGGCGGAAAATCACTTCGCGTGTCAATGGGGCAAAATGGTACAAATATGCGAGCTGAAGGTGTCCTCGATACAGTTATTACGAACGTTATGATTATCGACTATACAGGTATTGTGAAAGCTGATATCGGTATTAAAGATGGCCGCATCATTGGAGTCGGAAAAGCGGGAAATCCGCTTACGATGGACGGTGTAGATCAGGATATGATTATTGGCGTTGGTACCGAAGTGTATGCAGGTGAAGGTTTGATCGCAACAGCTGGTACGATAGACACGCATGTTCATTTTATCAGTCCTCAGCAAGTTGAGACTGCACTTAACACAGGTACAACTACATTCATCGGTGGCGGAACAGGACCTGCAGCGGGTTCAAAAGCAACGAGTTTGACGGCGGGAGAGTGGCATCTTCACCGGATGTTACAAGCGGTTGAAGACTTGCCGATCAACGTAGGTCTACTTGGAAAAGGAAGCGCATCCACCCCTGAACCAATTATAGAACAAGTCCGTGCAGGTGCAATCGGCATGAAAATTCACGAAGACTGGGGCGCAACACCTTCTTCCCTTGATACAAGTCTTAAAGTTGCGGACGAATACGATATTCAAGTTGCGCTTCACTCCGATACGCTGAATGAAGCGGGTTTTGTTGAGAATACGATTGAGGCAATAGACGGTCGTGTCATCCATATATTCCATACAGAAGGAGCAGGCGGTGGACACGCACCGGATCAGCTGAAATTGGCTGCATACCCAAATATTTTGCCGGCATCGACGAATCCGACAAAACCATTTACGACAAATACAATCGATGAACATTTAGACATGCTTATGGTATGTCACCATTTGAAACACGATGTACCTGAAGATGTAGCGTTCGCAGATTCACGTATCCGTCCCGAAACAATCGCAGCAGAAGATATTATGCAGGATCTTGGCATTCTTAGTATCATGTCATCCGATTCACAAGCGATGGGTCGTGTTGGTGAAGTAACAATGCGTACGTTCCAAACAGCAAACAAAATGAAACAGCAACGTGGTCCACTTCCACAAGACGAAGGAAAAGACAATGATAACTTCCGTGTAAAGCGTTACATTTCAAAGTTAAATATTAACCCGGCGATTGCACATGGAATCAGTCATGAAGTCGGTTCACTCGAAGAAGGGAAGCTTGCGGATATCATTCTTTGGGACCCAGCGTTTTTCGGAGTGAAAGCGGAAGTCGTCATAAAGGGTGGAATTGCGGTTTACGCAATGACTGGCGACCCGAATGCATCGATTCCTACACCACAACCGATGATGGGGCGCCGTATGTATGGTTTCCATGGTCAAGCGCCACAACAGGCGGCGATGACATTCCTTCCGAAAATTGCAATAGAGGAAGGTCTTCCTGAAAAACTAGGCTTAAAGAAAATGATTGGCACTGTGAAAAACTGCCGTAGCATTGGTAAAGCGGATATGAAACATAACAGCGAAACACCAGAAATTGACGTCAATCCTGAAACGTATGAAGTGAAAATTGACGGCGTGCTTGCTACGTGTGAACCAGTTAACGTTCTCCCGATGGCACAACGTTATTTCCTATTTTAA
- a CDS encoding urease accessory protein UreE yields the protein MLITKVIGNIGTEEEIAGKKTEWIELDWEELSKRILRKETDQGTDVALSLEQHDDDHDHHSHDHGDHDGHDHHHERQPLQYGDILFEDDERRIAVRTKMEPVIVISPKNMTEMGKTAFELGNRHTPALIEENEVIVRADHTLNKLLDEVGVAYETIERRFKQPFKYRGHSH from the coding sequence ATGCTTATAACTAAAGTCATTGGTAATATCGGAACGGAAGAAGAAATTGCTGGTAAAAAGACAGAGTGGATTGAACTTGACTGGGAAGAATTGAGTAAACGAATTCTGCGCAAAGAAACAGATCAAGGTACAGACGTCGCGTTGTCCCTTGAACAACATGATGACGACCATGATCATCACAGTCATGACCATGGCGACCATGATGGCCATGATCATCATCACGAACGTCAACCCTTACAATACGGCGATATCTTATTCGAGGACGACGAACGTCGTATTGCTGTTCGTACAAAAATGGAACCAGTTATCGTAATTAGCCCGAAAAACATGACGGAAATGGGTAAAACAGCGTTCGAACTTGGTAACCGTCATACACCGGCGCTAATTGAAGAAAATGAAGTGATCGTGCGTGCAGATCATACGCTGAACAAACTGTTGGATGAAGTGGGTGTTGCATATGAAACAATTGAAAGACGATTCAAACAACCATTCAAATACCGTGGACACTCTCACTGA
- a CDS encoding urease accessory protein UreF → MKQLKDDSNNHSNTVDTLTDLALLRLIQIHDSAFPIGSFTQTYGMETYIQEDVIRTKEDLIAYCTSFLFHNLVRGDAILIQEAYAAAQEQDIERLLYLEQLCGAMKLAKESREASVKLGRQFIKTVSPLGTDEFLTDWKARIDSKAIKGHYAILYGIYSATTGVSARHAVMTYLFASLNGLVQNAVRAVPFGQTTGVQATYELIEQVTEAAELVSTLTEKDISNNALGIELASMKHEFLFSRLFIS, encoded by the coding sequence ATGAAACAATTGAAAGACGATTCAAACAACCATTCAAATACCGTGGACACTCTCACTGATCTTGCCCTTTTAAGATTAATACAGATTCACGATTCTGCGTTTCCAATTGGATCTTTTACACAGACGTATGGAATGGAGACGTATATTCAAGAAGATGTGATTCGGACGAAAGAAGATTTGATAGCCTATTGTACATCATTTCTTTTTCATAATCTGGTTCGCGGTGATGCGATTTTAATTCAAGAAGCGTATGCCGCGGCGCAGGAACAGGATATCGAGCGACTTCTCTATTTGGAGCAATTGTGCGGGGCGATGAAGCTTGCCAAAGAATCACGTGAGGCAAGTGTGAAACTCGGCAGACAGTTCATCAAAACAGTGTCACCACTCGGTACGGATGAATTCCTTACTGATTGGAAAGCGCGTATTGATTCGAAAGCGATCAAAGGGCATTATGCCATTCTCTATGGTATTTACAGTGCGACAACAGGCGTTAGCGCACGCCACGCGGTTATGACATATTTATTCGCATCGCTTAACGGCCTTGTCCAAAATGCGGTCCGTGCAGTTCCGTTCGGACAAACTACAGGCGTCCAAGCGACGTATGAATTGATTGAACAGGTGACGGAAGCTGCAGAATTAGTTTCTACATTGACGGAAAAGGATATTAGTAATAACGCGCTAGGTATAGAACTTGCTTCGATGAAGCACGAGTTTTTGTTCTCAAGATTATTTATTTCATAA
- the ureG gene encoding urease accessory protein UreG: MKPVRIGIGGPVGSGKTSLVDQLTRAMHKEYNVAVITNDIYTREDAQFLINSGVLEENRILGVETGGCPHTAIREDASMNFAAIDELKNRFEDLDIIFVESGGDNLSATFSPELVDGYIYVIDVAEGQDIPRKGGPALTRSDLLLINKTDLAPYVGVDLELMDSDAKKMRNGRPYIFTDVRTQKNVDKVITWIKHNMLLEGAGSAGSNA; encoded by the coding sequence ATGAAACCAGTACGTATTGGCATCGGAGGACCAGTTGGATCGGGCAAGACTTCGCTCGTTGACCAACTTACACGCGCGATGCATAAAGAATATAATGTGGCAGTCATTACGAACGATATTTACACACGTGAAGACGCTCAGTTTTTAATAAATAGCGGTGTACTTGAAGAGAACCGCATTTTAGGCGTTGAAACGGGAGGTTGTCCGCATACGGCAATCCGCGAAGATGCATCTATGAACTTTGCAGCAATCGATGAACTGAAAAACCGCTTTGAAGACCTTGATATTATTTTCGTGGAAAGCGGCGGCGACAACTTGTCTGCTACATTTAGCCCCGAGCTTGTCGACGGTTATATTTATGTCATCGACGTTGCAGAAGGTCAGGATATTCCAAGAAAAGGCGGACCTGCTTTGACGCGTTCTGATCTTTTATTGATCAATAAAACGGACCTTGCGCCGTACGTTGGCGTTGATCTTGAATTAATGGATAGCGACGCAAAAAAAATGCGTAACGGAAGACCATACATTTTCACAGATGTGAGAACACAGAAAAACGTCGACAAAGTTATTACTTGGATCAAGCACAATATGCTCTTAGAAGGTGCGGGATCCGCTGGTTCAAATGCATAA
- a CDS encoding urease accessory protein UreD, producing MHNLSRAIHHGKLDLEFELRRGYTRMPHVFQQPPLKASRELYEGKDPKATVYIMESSGGMVAGDRNDITVKLAPDSSARLVQQSALKIYPSYTGDICVQRIDVELGERARLEWMPEVIIPFVDAKFRSDTTIRVARDATVLWGEIIAPGREKRGEIFDYLSFQSNFKIFVEEELVAFDSLHFSPKETALGDIGILEGAMYIGSIWLVSPKAADVDVRALQETLRVEEGLKAGMTRLEGNAIHCRWLATDQWTMQEEIKRVYALLAEIV from the coding sequence ATGCATAATCTATCCCGTGCGATTCATCATGGAAAACTTGATTTAGAGTTTGAATTGAGAAGGGGTTATACGCGAATGCCCCATGTTTTCCAGCAGCCTCCATTGAAGGCGAGTCGGGAATTGTACGAAGGGAAAGACCCAAAAGCGACCGTCTACATAATGGAATCATCTGGCGGGATGGTCGCAGGGGATCGGAATGACATTACAGTTAAGCTTGCACCGGATAGCAGTGCAAGGTTGGTTCAGCAGTCTGCTTTAAAAATCTATCCATCGTATACTGGAGATATTTGTGTACAGAGAATTGACGTCGAGCTCGGGGAACGGGCACGTCTTGAATGGATGCCGGAAGTGATCATTCCGTTTGTAGATGCGAAGTTCCGCAGCGATACGACAATTCGGGTGGCCCGTGATGCAACTGTGTTATGGGGAGAGATCATTGCTCCAGGACGTGAGAAACGCGGAGAAATTTTCGATTATCTATCGTTCCAATCGAATTTCAAGATTTTTGTCGAGGAAGAATTAGTTGCTTTCGACTCCCTTCATTTCTCGCCGAAAGAAACCGCACTCGGTGACATCGGTATACTTGAAGGGGCGATGTATATCGGTTCGATCTGGCTCGTATCGCCAAAAGCCGCAGACGTCGATGTCCGTGCTTTACAGGAAACACTGCGAGTCGAAGAAGGCTTGAAAGCTGGTATGACAAGGCTTGAAGGAAATGCAATCCATTGCAGATGGCTAGCGACCGATCAGTGGACGATGCAGGAAGAAATAAAACGTGTATACGCGCTGTTGGCAGAAATAGTTTAA
- a CDS encoding acyl-CoA thioesterase, whose protein sequence is MQEKRPMSQSRTIQTKLVLPPDTNHLQTIFGGQVLAYIDEIAAITAMKHSKTAVVTASIDSVDFLSSARVGDVLELEAIVSSTGRTSMEVFVSVHSMNLLTGVTKLTTESFLTMVAMDEHNKPIAVPGIFPETEAEKSLYETGPARREHRKLRSEMKH, encoded by the coding sequence ATGCAAGAAAAAAGACCAATGAGCCAATCCCGTACAATCCAGACGAAACTGGTGTTGCCGCCGGATACAAACCACTTACAAACAATTTTCGGAGGGCAAGTCCTTGCATACATCGATGAGATTGCTGCTATCACGGCCATGAAACATTCGAAGACAGCAGTCGTTACAGCCTCAATTGATTCCGTCGATTTCTTGTCCTCCGCACGCGTTGGTGACGTATTGGAACTCGAAGCAATTGTCAGCTCAACAGGCCGTACATCGATGGAAGTATTTGTTTCTGTCCATTCAATGAATTTACTGACCGGCGTAACGAAACTGACGACTGAATCCTTCCTGACGATGGTCGCCATGGATGAACACAACAAACCAATTGCTGTCCCGGGTATTTTCCCGGAAACAGAGGCGGAAAAAAGCTTGTATGAAACAGGCCCTGCACGGCGGGAGCATCGGAAGCTGCGGAGTGAGATGAAACATTAA
- a CDS encoding cyclase family protein produces MSTELINAITFLKEKEWIDLTHTFGPDSPHFSAFDTAEFTTLFDHDDGFFAQSFKFAGQYGTHIDAPIHFVRDTRYLDELGLKELILPLVVIDKSKESHTNHDFTLTVEDILTFEEQHGVIEKETFVALRTDWSKRWPDHEAFNNKDAEGNNRIPGWGLDALKFLFEERKVKAIGHETFDTDSAIDFQKNNALLGEYYVLEQDAYQIELLTNLDKVPATGAVIFNIVPKPEKASGFPVRSFAILPH; encoded by the coding sequence ATTTCAACTGAATTAATTAATGCAATTACGTTTTTGAAAGAGAAAGAATGGATTGATTTGACGCATACGTTTGGTCCTGATTCACCACATTTTTCAGCATTTGATACGGCGGAGTTTACGACATTATTTGACCACGACGATGGATTTTTCGCACAAAGTTTTAAATTTGCTGGTCAGTATGGTACTCATATTGATGCACCTATCCATTTCGTACGTGACACAAGATACTTGGATGAGTTGGGTTTGAAGGAATTGATATTACCGCTTGTGGTCATCGACAAATCGAAAGAGTCACATACAAATCATGACTTTACGTTAACTGTCGAAGATATTTTAACTTTTGAAGAACAGCATGGAGTAATAGAGAAAGAAACATTCGTCGCTTTACGAACGGATTGGAGCAAACGTTGGCCGGACCACGAGGCGTTTAACAATAAAGATGCCGAAGGAAATAACCGTATCCCTGGTTGGGGACTGGATGCTTTGAAGTTTTTATTTGAAGAAAGAAAAGTGAAAGCGATTGGTCATGAGACTTTCGATACGGATTCGGCCATCGACTTTCAAAAGAATAACGCTCTTTTAGGCGAATACTATGTGCTCGAACAAGACGCTTATCAAATCGAATTATTAACGAATCTGGATAAAGTTCCAGCAACAGGCGCAGTCATTTTTAATATTGTTCCGAAGCCGGAAAAAGCATCCGGATTCCCGGTAAGATCATTCGCCATATTACCCCACTAA
- a CDS encoding 5-methyltetrahydropteroyltriglutamate--homocysteine S-methyltransferase — protein MTNQSTILTKAPFRADHVGSLLRPDNLHKVRKEFKEGIVTAQQLREVETKEIKRIVDKQLEVGLELVTDGEFRRTWWHLDFLEHLNGIEGFVPEKGYTFDGVETERYNVRNTGKVSFNPDHPFIKDFVEFNEIVGGRAVAKQTIPSPNQLFNSGIRDETIYPDIEEFANDVIQAYKDALKAFYEAGVRYLQLDDVYIAGLSAPNIPFNDGAYSREQLIDLALRVINGVLEDKPEDLFVTTHLCRGNYQSTWAFEGSYALIAPTLLAKEKVDGFFLEYDDERSGDFKPLDHVPNGGAKVVLGVVTSKNGEVEDKDAVIARIQEAAQYVPLEQLCLSPQCGFASTHHGNKLTEEQQWEKLKFIVDVAKEVWG, from the coding sequence ATGACAAATCAATCGACGATACTAACAAAAGCACCATTCAGGGCGGATCACGTTGGAAGCCTATTGCGACCGGATAATTTACACAAAGTGCGAAAGGAATTCAAAGAAGGCATAGTCACTGCACAACAATTACGTGAAGTTGAAACAAAGGAAATCAAACGGATTGTCGATAAGCAACTTGAAGTTGGCCTGGAGCTTGTAACGGACGGCGAATTCAGACGTACGTGGTGGCATTTAGACTTCTTGGAGCATCTGAATGGTATTGAAGGGTTTGTGCCGGAAAAAGGTTACACATTTGACGGTGTGGAAACGGAACGATATAACGTTCGGAATACAGGCAAAGTATCATTTAACCCTGATCATCCTTTCATCAAGGACTTTGTGGAGTTTAATGAAATCGTTGGCGGCCGTGCTGTTGCAAAACAAACGATTCCGAGCCCGAATCAACTCTTTAATAGCGGGATTCGTGATGAAACGATTTATCCGGACATTGAAGAATTTGCGAACGATGTTATACAGGCATACAAAGACGCACTGAAAGCATTTTACGAAGCGGGCGTACGCTACTTGCAACTGGACGATGTTTACATTGCGGGTCTTTCAGCACCGAATATCCCGTTTAACGATGGAGCCTATTCAAGAGAACAACTAATCGACTTGGCACTACGCGTCATTAATGGCGTTTTGGAAGATAAACCTGAAGATCTTTTTGTAACAACACACCTATGTCGCGGAAACTACCAATCGACGTGGGCGTTTGAAGGAAGCTATGCACTGATTGCACCAACGTTGCTTGCAAAAGAAAAAGTGGATGGCTTCTTCCTAGAATATGACGACGAACGTTCAGGAGACTTTAAACCGTTGGATCATGTTCCAAATGGTGGAGCAAAAGTTGTACTTGGTGTTGTTACATCGAAAAATGGAGAAGTGGAAGACAAAGATGCTGTTATAGCGCGCATTCAAGAAGCGGCACAATACGTGCCACTTGAACAGCTGTGCTTGAGCCCACAATGCGGATTTGCTTCAACGCATCACGGTAATAAGCTGACAGAAGAACAGCAATGGGAGAAATTGAAATTCATTGTGGACGTGGCGAAGGAAGTTTGGGGTTAA
- a CDS encoding immunoglobulin-like domain-containing protein, which yields MKKMLSIAIVLLLFLSACGNEPAVSTLPDPVPDQEMFSSEEGLSLVLDEDSFIGSPPIIKTLVQNYSSSDYQLGDFYHIEVNKDGQWHIITYSDAVFLKNPSFKDYGNVLSAGSEARQTFSVDALGVTLIPGEYRLVKSFISTDEQMHELSVAVPFSVK from the coding sequence ATGAAAAAAATGCTGTCAATTGCCATTGTTCTTCTACTATTCCTATCCGCCTGCGGGAATGAACCTGCCGTTTCTACACTTCCCGATCCCGTGCCCGACCAGGAAATGTTTTCATCAGAAGAAGGTTTATCACTAGTATTGGACGAAGACTCATTCATCGGTTCGCCTCCCATCATTAAAACGCTTGTGCAAAATTACAGTTCATCCGATTACCAGTTGGGCGATTTTTATCATATAGAAGTAAATAAAGATGGCCAGTGGCATATTATTACGTATTCAGATGCCGTATTCTTAAAGAATCCTTCCTTCAAAGACTATGGAAATGTGTTGTCAGCCGGCAGTGAAGCACGCCAGACTTTTTCGGTCGATGCGCTCGGCGTGACACTGATTCCAGGTGAATACCGTCTTGTGAAATCATTTATTTCAACAGACGAGCAAATGCACGAACTATCCGTTGCCGTGCCGTTTTCGGTGAAATAA
- a CDS encoding VOC family protein — protein MSKFLTGIDHIQIAAPSGSEDAARTFYGDLLGMEEISKPENLKRRGGCWFQCGLHEVHIGIQQDFMPAKKAHPGFTVNALEQLKIQLEEADYMISEEPPIEGRSRFFTHDPFGNRIEFLAFE, from the coding sequence ATGAGCAAATTTTTAACAGGCATTGATCATATCCAAATCGCCGCGCCTTCTGGTTCCGAAGATGCGGCACGGACGTTTTACGGGGATTTGCTGGGTATGGAGGAGATTTCAAAACCAGAAAACTTGAAGAGACGCGGCGGATGTTGGTTTCAGTGTGGTTTACACGAAGTTCACATCGGTATTCAGCAAGATTTCATGCCAGCAAAAAAAGCACACCCCGGTTTTACAGTGAATGCACTTGAGCAGTTGAAAATACAATTGGAAGAAGCTGATTATATGATTAGTGAAGAGCCTCCAATCGAAGGCCGTTCTCGTTTTTTTACACATGACCCTTTTGGCAACCGGATTGAGTTTTTAGCGTTTGAATGA
- a CDS encoding sulfite exporter TauE/SafE family protein: protein MDYILIFFIGMAAMTLGTLAGGGGLITVPALLLMGIPIHSVLGAGKISTTVSSFSTFITVLLKKQVTFKESFWIIPISLLGGFTGGFIATRLTESTMYTIAVILLIFAFLTSFLSKADFSGEESLRPTKVAVPGLLGIGMYDGMFGPGQGTLLLYLFGHLRIAYIRAIGFGRLATFSSGFGAAISYIAMGKIIWPIAFVLMAGSLSGAQIGVRLAERLNPHHVKIILRIVTIALIIQLIINSFL from the coding sequence ATGGATTACATACTTATATTTTTCATTGGTATGGCGGCGATGACACTTGGAACTCTTGCTGGCGGGGGTGGCCTGATTACAGTGCCGGCTTTGCTGCTGATGGGCATTCCAATTCACTCTGTCCTTGGAGCTGGGAAGATTTCAACAACAGTCAGTTCATTTTCGACCTTTATAACAGTACTACTAAAAAAGCAGGTTACATTCAAAGAGTCATTTTGGATCATACCGATATCACTTTTGGGAGGATTTACGGGTGGTTTTATCGCCACGCGTTTGACGGAAAGTACAATGTACACTATCGCGGTCATCCTTCTTATCTTTGCTTTTCTAACCTCATTCCTTTCCAAAGCAGACTTCTCAGGGGAAGAAAGCTTAAGGCCGACGAAAGTGGCCGTCCCTGGTTTACTCGGCATCGGTATGTACGATGGGATGTTTGGACCGGGACAAGGAACTTTACTTCTGTACTTGTTCGGTCATTTACGAATTGCGTACATTCGGGCAATTGGCTTCGGCCGTCTTGCAACGTTCTCGAGTGGATTTGGCGCGGCCATCAGCTACATCGCTATGGGTAAGATTATTTGGCCAATTGCTTTTGTGCTCATGGCCGGTTCTTTATCGGGTGCTCAAATCGGTGTGCGGCTTGCTGAAAGGCTGAATCCGCATCACGTTAAAATAATATTGCGGATTGTCACGATAGCATTGATTATCCAACTTATCATCAATAGTTTTCTTTGA
- a CDS encoding GntR family transcriptional regulator, which produces MGIDFLPDKPIYQQLIDRITGDIIRGTVKSGEKLPSVREYAVEAGVNANTMQRVYKELEQMEITETKRGQGSFVTENEEKIFMLRNEMKEQLVTSFLQSVEALGFTTSEMIQHLQERGEKDD; this is translated from the coding sequence ATGGGCATTGATTTTCTTCCAGACAAACCGATTTACCAGCAGCTCATCGACCGGATTACGGGAGATATCATTCGAGGAACAGTGAAGTCAGGGGAGAAATTGCCGTCTGTTCGTGAGTATGCTGTTGAAGCCGGTGTAAATGCTAATACGATGCAGCGCGTCTATAAGGAGCTGGAGCAGATGGAAATCACTGAAACGAAGAGGGGGCAGGGATCTTTCGTCACGGAAAATGAGGAGAAGATTTTCATGCTCCGCAATGAAATGAAGGAACAGCTTGTCACATCATTCCTTCAAAGTGTGGAAGCACTTGGTTTTACGACGTCTGAAATGATACAACACCTACAGGAACGGGGTGAAAAAGATGATTGA
- a CDS encoding ABC transporter ATP-binding protein — translation MIELKNIVKKYGGRKALEGLSLSLPQGKIIGLVGENGSGKTTLLKLISGLVTPDSGIATFNGSRITRRVATNIAYMPDADLFYPYLTVDQLIEFYDSQFNDFNPVKAREIAQFLNLSPDSKIKHLSKGNRGRVKIAVTLGREADYYLLDEPFSGLDPMVRDDIAKGLIRFTDPDRQTVLLSTHEIKEVEPLLDEIVVLRGGRIIAHEAVDEIRDTYGKDAASWMVSLFKR, via the coding sequence ATGATTGAGCTGAAAAATATAGTTAAAAAATACGGCGGGCGGAAAGCACTTGAAGGTCTTTCACTTTCTTTGCCGCAAGGGAAAATAATTGGTCTTGTCGGGGAGAATGGGAGCGGGAAAACAACACTGCTAAAATTGATTTCAGGATTAGTGACGCCTGATTCTGGAATCGCCACGTTTAACGGAAGTCGTATTACGCGCAGAGTGGCGACAAATATTGCTTATATGCCGGATGCGGACTTGTTCTATCCTTATCTCACAGTGGATCAACTCATCGAATTTTACGACTCACAGTTCAATGATTTTAATCCGGTGAAGGCGAGAGAAATTGCACAGTTTCTCAACCTGTCACCTGATTCAAAAATAAAACATTTATCCAAAGGGAATCGGGGCCGTGTCAAAATTGCGGTGACACTCGGGCGCGAAGCGGATTACTATTTGCTGGATGAACCGTTCTCGGGCCTCGATCCGATGGTCCGGGATGATATCGCGAAAGGCCTGATTCGTTTCACTGATCCGGATCGCCAAACAGTCCTTTTGTCGACACATGAAATAAAAGAAGTGGAACCATTGCTCGATGAAATCGTAGTACTAAGAGGGGGACGTATAATCGCGCATGAAGCGGTTGACGAAATCCGGGATACGTATGGAAAAGATGCCGCTTCATGGATGGTGTCACTGTTTAAAAGATAG